The Cydia fagiglandana chromosome 14, ilCydFagi1.1, whole genome shotgun sequence genome contains the following window.
TCGTAAAGGGATTGCACATGGCGCTTTATCCCTATCTCATCTGCTATTacaaccaaagaatataatactattACAACAGAGTGAAAAAGCTGCACTTGTTGGTTTATTACTcaaagtaatagttttttattaaaattgtgaTATTAAATATAATCTATATCTATAGTTATATAGTTTGGCAAACCATTTCAGTCAGTACAAAAGGCGGAAAATTCAAAAAATGTGTGCGCAGAGTAaacccatagaaaatttcaatttcttttTCTATTGACGAAGTGGGTTTCCAGAGTAATTCGTACCGGTAATTCGTACTAAAACACTAGGAATAAAAACTAACTGATTTAATGACTACACATAGAATAACAATATTTAACTTTTTCTATTTTGTTTCCTTTTCTAAATTCGAAAATCCGATAGGCGGGTATTTTTCCAAGATGGCAGCCATCGCCGAAGGGTAGAAGGCCATAAATTTGAATCTCTCGCCCATCTTCTCTGGATCTATCAGCATTTCATAAGCTGCCTTCAGCGTCTCTTTTTGTTCGTCTGATTTTGCATGATCAATTAAGACCTGAAAAAGAAGAAAGTATTAAAAAACATCGGAATCGGCCGCAAATACATTAAATTTTAGGGAACCTGTCAACGTTTTAAAGCAAATTGGGTCAAGGGGGCTAAACAGGAAGTTTCGTATATTTATTTTGCTGTCACTTGAATACCAAGAGAATGTCACTTGAATAGCAATCGGGAAGCCAATAGACGAACGTATAACGAAAAAGTATGCGGTTATAGCCATGTAGACCAACACCTtttgtaccatcacgctccgctataggctacattcctactagtcaaatcagcttcttttttattagaactgtcaaatcaaaacgatttgctaatatggaatttatatgaaaacgaatgtagtgacgtcacggtaaactcacctactttttatatttcaatccgatttattaaatacaaattgtgtttaaaaatagctgctatctaatatgtttttctaataattatcaggtgctttatttcgtgcacggtttgaaataatttattttaagtacaggaaacatccctattgttgcgccatttagggtcctagctaaatcgGTTGTTTAATACTTACACTATAGAATTCCCAATTTAGCAAAAACTCttaatggcataacaatcccttGTGGTAACTGTACAATGAGAAGAGCCCTGTGCCCAGCAATTACTTGTAATATAGGCACGTAACAAGCCCGACGACGAGAGCGCAGTTTTCCCCGAGTCTTAGACGCTACAATCTGCTTATGTTCACATTCAGATACCTTCACTTACCTTTAACCGCGCCTCAGCTTGTGTCCGCCTTAAGAACTCTTTCTGCGTAACAGGCCCGACCACGAGAGCGTAGTTCTCGTCTCCAGGGGTCATGGAGGCGGCGACGCGGAGCTGCGAGAAATCCACGTCGGCGGTCAGGTCACTGGCGCCAGGGTTCTCGAGTGGGTTCACTACTTTGTGCTTGTGGAATGCCTGGAAGAAACGTGAACTTTTCACAACCAGAGTTACCGCATACCTCCGTCATCAACGGGGCATTTAGCAACATTATAACATAGCAAATTAGAAGAATGCTTTTTTTCTACTATAATATTACTGGTACAgtcaaggtattaaatatcgACACGAATAAACTTCCAAAAATATGTACACATATTTTTAGAGACTTTGTCCATGTCTGTATGCCTTGACTGTACCAGTCACGCATACGCAAGGATAATAACAAATATGAGGCCAGTACAAGCTGActctatgtacctatattaaaagaATACAGATCGATGATGCTTCATTTTCTTAAAGCGGTTAGAAAATGACATATTTACTGAAATTATTGTTGTGTTCCCCATAAGGTTTGAACTTACTCTAAAAGTGTCTCCCTTCTCCCCCAAATGTCCATAGTCAGCGATCAGCGCCAGCCCCCCATATCCGTCCACGCGCTGCGCCAACTGCCTCGCGATCCCCAGGCCTCTCGCACTGACTTCCAGCTCAGTTCTATCCCCGCCATCTAGCGGCGGGCGGATGAGGTTAGTAACATTGTTGGTCTCTTTAGCTGATATTCTGTAGTACAGTTTTTCGTTTTCGTCTATGTCTATTAGAAGTTCGCGCCAGCCTTCTTCTGTTTTCTGTAGAGAAGAGATGTTAATAATAAGCGTCTGATAGATAATTAATGTCAGATTTCTGCAGATAGTTCAAAAATTTCATAACATTTCTTGAAATTTTAGCTGTGTTGCTTTATTTCTCCACTCGAAGGCTAGGTTCACACGGCCGTATACGGTATACGGGAAAAATTAAAGCCGTGCGAACCTAGCCGAACATGCCTTGCACACATAACTGGGTAAAAAACAATTACTTATAGTACTATTTTGACACAAGAGATTTTATCACTATACTAAGAAGTGTAAGTGTATTTAACATACAGATACCAGAAAAACACTTACTTCAAACTTATGAATTGGCAGCACATCAAAGAACTCATGGGCAATGTACCAAGAAAAGTTGCAAGGTATTTTCTTCAAGTCATAGTACCAGTACACTTTTATCCCACTGGTAGTTTCACCCTGTATGAAATGAATTTTATATTATAGAGAAATATAACAGACCGTAACAATACTTTAGTTTTTGTTGTGCAGGTTGTGTTATAGGTACttagtttatttaaaaaaaaaacctaccacttTAATAAAAAATCAACCAAGCTAATCTagacatttttattataaagcATTTATATTTTCCTAGACACAAAATTCTTTCTTCCAATACATTTGAATAGAACTTCCACTTTTTACCATACATACCTCACAATAGTGTGGCGAGTCCACCTCACAGCCCTTATGTGAGGCGCAGAGTCGGTGAGCCTGCACAGTCTGCATGGTGTCTGAAATCTCCACCAGGTGGAGGCTGAGGTCATTGGGCTTGTAGCCTAGACGGTGCAGCACCTGAAATGGATAATTACGTAATAACACAGACATACATtacacataggtacataaaactggATATCATAATTTGAAATGTGTCAGTATGAAAATATAAATCACAAtttatttctaaaataaaaatgacgTATTTACGAATTTTCCATAACTTAATTAACTGTTTCATAAAtcattaatgttaataaaattaagTCAATATAAAATAGCAGTAACCAAACTTgactttaaaataatttttagaaGCTACATTATGGATCTGCATGCATCACCATCAGGTTTATAATACAATCTTGGTcaaaaattatacaattattCGGAGACTTCCGGTACGAGAGTGTAAACTTAGtataggaaaataaaaaataatgttaccCTCAAAACATCACTCATGAGTGTACCCTTCCCAGGGCCAAGCTCCACGATCTGCAGCGGCTTGCCCGGCCCCATGCCCATCTTCTGCGTCTCCGCGTAAAACCAGATCGCAACTATCTCGCCGAACAGCTGACTGATCTCTGGCGATGTTATAAAATCCCCACTCTCCCCTATCGTCTCTTTCTTCATGTAATAACCTTCCGTGGGATTCGTGATCACTATATGCATGTATTCTGCCACTGATAAAGGACCTTTTAACCGTATTTTTTCCTTAATTATCTCCATTAGCTTTGGGGCTGTGCCGGGAGCAGGCATTTTTAGCGTGCTTGGGTCTGGACGTTTTACGGTTTTGTAAGTGCCTGCATGCCTGCACGGAGTGCACGCTATGCTAGGTCTTATTAGTTTGTTACATATCCTGAACAAGCTTCGAGTGTTCATTGTTTCAAAACAGGGCTATTatattttcaaaattgaacAAATCGAATGAACTTcaggttatttttattttttgacaaTCAGCTGACAGTGACATTGATTGCTTTTCtattatttctttttcttgGCAAAAAATTTGGAATACACAGCCAAAGCGTGTAGTTTATACTTGATCTCATCCTTTTCTTTGATGTGATCCTGGGATGATAATGtgtaaaaaattcaaaattaatttgaaaGTCTCAGTTGTTGACTCTCACCTACTTTTCCAGTGACCTTGATTTGCCCTGATAGGATTATGaccattatgacaaacaaaaaTAGGGTAACGGAACGTCCGCGTGAACGCATTTTGGACATGTCTTTGTTTTGAACGCACTTTTTTTTCTTGCTGTCAATGTCATTTTATAAGATGACATCTTGCTTTACTGCATTGACTGCAAATGCAATGTTAAGCGTATTTTAAAATCGATTTTTTGTACAGTTACTGCAATTCAAACGTTATCGTAATACAAGTGATAAATAAGTGTTGTAAAAATAACATTGCCGAAAAAGAATAACGAAGTTAATTCGCATTATCCTTAAATACTTATATTGTTAGGTTATGTTTTGATTGCGCACACgtgaatttaaatttaaaaaatgtctgAAGAAGAGAGTAACGTTAACTCTAATACCAAGTACAAGGACGGCGTGAACAGGAACGCCAGGCTGATCGTCCGGAACATATCGTTTAAGGCTACGGAGGAAAATCTGAAGGAACACTTTGCGTCTTATGGAACTGTTGAAGAAGTGAAACTGTTGAAAAGACCCGACGGCAAGCTGGTGGGATGCGGCTTCGTGCACTTTACACATGTGCCTCAAGCTAATAAAGCTAAAGCAGCCACAAATAAGAAGCCTTTCCTTggtaataattacttatttcttAAATAATATTACCGGTACCTATCTTTTCTCTTGAATTGAATTATGGTTAAACTTTATTGCGTAATATCGTCGCTTATAATTTTTATtctagcctcgtgccgcccaccatacaaaattatagccaaggaagttagaatcttattgtattttcaattaggttTAATTTCATTTGTACGAATAATTTTCGAGTCAAATGAAATGCTgcctactttgtttttaattaagatggacattccatcgaaactaagtgtacatcctaatgtacattgggcggcacgaggctagaCCGAGGCCAGAAAAGGAAGGTGAAATATGTataaaggggtcatccattaattacgtcacaccaatttctaggttttttgacccctcccccccccccttgtcacacttggtcacatttggcaaacccctccccccctagtgtgacgtcacattttttctactcgaatcgccaaatcgaattaagtaagtacctaagtattattaatattttatcaaaatatttttgacgatataaatattagtaattttataacccaaaactgcttaggaaagaaaattaaacgattaaaaactattttcgttttaaatacttgttatttaaatgtacagcgaactaaataatttaaataaattttcggttactgatgaagttaaagtgacgtcacaaagtttgtgtctcccccctcccccatgtcacaatatgtcacattttgttgaccccctccctctccctaaacgtgtgacgtaattaatggatgaccccaaatgaTGAAAAGTGACATAGTTAGtttcatgtttatttttaatgtttgtgtTTACTTTCTTCCAGGTCGACCAATCTTCGTTTCGTGGGCTGTTTCGAAACACAAATACACAGAAGAGAAACAAGGAAATGAGAAGGGTCCTAAAAAAAGATTAAACAGTGGAGGATCAGCTGATGACAGTAAGGATGATGTCCAAGGTAAATAAAAGTTTTCTCCTTGTATTAATATTCTTACAGTTGCATTCTAAATAATTAACTAGATGTACTACCTAATCCGAAAATTCCTCTAGATATCAAAGGTACATTTTCATAAATTTATGTTGGTTGCTCCAAAAATTGTGCACCTTATATGACCAAAACACATACTAGAACAGAAAGAATACATAATAGAAGAAAAAGCCATTTCAGATGTCAGTAAAACATTTCCACTGTAAATAACTACTTATCACTGTAAGGGTTCTAATTCCAATATATCTAGTACTACAATATAACAAAACGACTGTTGcttatagaaataaaatcgGAAGACTCAAAAGCAAAGAAGAATGAACCAAGAATAAACCGCAATGCTCGCCTCATCGTCCGTAACGTCTCCTTCAAGGCCACCGAGGAGTCACTCCGGGAGCACTTTGAGCCCTACGGCACTATTCAAGAGGTCAAACTGCTGAAGAAACCGGACGGGAAGCTGGTGGGTTGTGCGTTTGTGCATTTCAAGAATGTACCTATGGCAAAGAAGGCTCTGTTGAATACTAATATGAAGCCTTACTTAGGTAAGTCACAGTAATAACTCCTGAAAATTTTGACAAACTTTGCACTTTGTgagttgattttttttatatttcagatttcatttattttcattaaCCATTGGTTTAATTTTAAAAGTGGAGAAAATATGACCCGCACCCGCATGATAATCCCTCACTTTATTGGATGAGTTAGGgcctccgcgacgtcgcgcgtGTGTACAGTTTCTAGGTAAAATCAGCGGCGCTCATATTATTTTGCGTTAACCTGCTCACCCGCTCCGTGCACACGCGCGACGCTGTGGAGGACCTAAAACTCGCCCAATATCTTTTGGGAGATGATGTGGGGTTTCACCTCATATcgcatagatttttttcctGCAATAACAATATCAAATTATGAAAAAACCTCCTTTTGAATTAATCTTCTTTTTTCTTATAGTTCCAATGTGGTAGGTATGTTAGGcaaataatttacttaatatctgggagaccgagctttgctcagaaaacatataaaaactctaaGATGCGCGTTTTCCCACATATAAAACCTAGCTTTCATCGAAATTGTTAGTAGTTTCTACTAAAATTTCGTATATCTCTAAATCTACAATGAAAGTGTCACACCCCTTTACAATTACGTCTAAGCACAAAAATTGAGTAACTAATAAAAAATCCATTATTATACCTTCAGGTCGGCCGATCTCGGTGGACTGGGCAGTGGCCAAGGACAAGTACATGCAGCACGTGGTGAGCAAGCAGATCGAGATGGAGGACGAGGTGAAGAAGGAGGAGTCGGACAGCGATGACGACGACAAGCCGCCCATCAACATCGCCAACGACGAACTCAAGCAGGAGATCAAAAGTCAGTACATTATTGATAGTAGTTGACGTCACTAGAACAATATCTATGTAAACCAAATGGCGCGGTTTCCTAGAGGGCTGTGATTGAAACCGTAACGTCAAAAAGCGGTGCCGCCATTTGTATGACGGCCGTCTTGACGGTGTCGACAGTAGTTTCGTGAACG
Protein-coding sequences here:
- the LOC134670914 gene encoding protein arginine methyltransferase NDUFAF7 homolog, mitochondrial isoform X1, with protein sequence MNTRSLFRICNKLIRPSIACTPCRHAGTYKTVKRPDPSTLKMPAPGTAPKLMEIIKEKIRLKGPLSVAEYMHIVITNPTEGYYMKKETIGESGDFITSPEISQLFGEIVAIWFYAETQKMGMGPGKPLQIVELGPGKGTLMSDVLRVLHRLGYKPNDLSLHLVEISDTMQTVQAHRLCASHKGCEVDSPHYCEGETTSGIKVYWYYDLKKIPCNFSWYIAHEFFDVLPIHKFEKTEEGWRELLIDIDENEKLYYRISAKETNNVTNLIRPPLDGGDRTELEVSARGLGIARQLAQRVDGYGGLALIADYGHLGEKGDTFRAFHKHKVVNPLENPGASDLTADVDFSQLRVAASMTPGDENYALVVGPVTQKEFLRRTQAEARLKVLIDHAKSDEQKETLKAAYEMLIDPEKMGERFKFMAFYPSAMAAILEKYPPIGFSNLEKETK
- the LOC134670914 gene encoding protein arginine methyltransferase NDUFAF7 homolog, mitochondrial isoform X2, yielding MNTRSLFRICNKLIRPSIACTPCRHAGTYKTVKRPDPSTLKMPAPGTAPKLMEIIKEKIRLKGPLSVAEYMHIVITNPTEGYYMKKETIGESGDFITSPEISQLFGEIVAIWFYAETQKMGMGPGKPLQIVELGPGKGTLMSDVLRVLHRLGYKPNDLSLHLVEISDTMQTVQAHRLCASHKGCEVDSPHYCEGETTSGIKVYWYYDLKKIPCNFSWYIAHEFFDVLPIHKFEKTEEGWRELLIDIDENEKLYYRISAKETNNVTNLIRPPLDGGDRTELEAFHKHKVVNPLENPGASDLTADVDFSQLRVAASMTPGDENYALVVGPVTQKEFLRRTQAEARLKVLIDHAKSDEQKETLKAAYEMLIDPEKMGERFKFMAFYPSAMAAILEKYPPIGFSNLEKETK